One genomic region from Natrarchaeobius halalkaliphilus encodes:
- a CDS encoding DUF7269 family protein: MNRAPSRLGLLVVTLVAGASVAVGATFAFRPALAHELFALEALVALVDPATLLLVAVLALALFAPTIGISGKLRASSTDPLVEAADSSAASRVDRDSDARRSPIVGASIDGDVERATDYDGRSHEVRSKARTQVIDSLRPIATRAYATSRGHSTDDAAAAIEDGSWTDDPRAAALLASESGPSTPVWIWLFDLVSGVDPFVRSLEHTIDEIDAIQSTPPERPRTPREESGGEAA; this comes from the coding sequence ATGAACCGAGCCCCGTCGCGGCTCGGACTCCTCGTCGTCACGCTCGTTGCGGGCGCATCGGTCGCCGTCGGGGCGACGTTCGCCTTTCGGCCGGCGCTCGCCCACGAACTGTTCGCACTCGAGGCGCTGGTGGCGCTCGTCGATCCCGCGACGCTCCTGTTGGTCGCCGTACTCGCGCTCGCCTTATTTGCACCGACGATCGGCATCTCGGGGAAGCTTCGAGCGTCGTCGACGGACCCGCTGGTCGAGGCGGCCGACTCGAGCGCAGCGTCTCGAGTCGATCGGGATAGCGACGCACGGCGCAGTCCGATCGTCGGTGCATCGATCGACGGGGACGTCGAGCGCGCGACGGATTACGACGGCAGGTCCCACGAGGTCCGATCGAAGGCGCGAACGCAGGTGATCGACTCGCTCCGACCGATCGCGACGAGGGCGTATGCCACCAGCCGCGGTCACTCGACCGACGACGCGGCGGCCGCGATCGAGGACGGGAGCTGGACCGACGATCCGCGTGCGGCGGCGTTGCTCGCGAGCGAGTCGGGGCCGTCGACACCGGTCTGGATCTGGCTGTTCGATCTCGTCAGCGGCGTCGATCCCTTCGTCCGGAGTCTCGAGCACACGATCGACGAGATCGATGCGATCCAGTCGACGCCACCGGAGCGGCCGAGAACGCCACGGGAGGAAAGCGGAGGTGAGGCCGCGTGA